In one window of Bradyrhizobium sp. AZCC 1721 DNA:
- a CDS encoding Rieske (2Fe-2S) protein, whose translation MVRHVIAPVDELPPGTRKFLDIDGRPIAIFNIKGEFFGLLNRCPHQGAALCEGPLIGLAQSSDPGEIEYTKLGEIIRCPWHGWEFDIRTGQSYCDPKRFRARAYPVNVEPGSAVVKGPYVAETIAVSVESDYVVVDL comes from the coding sequence ATGGTTCGGCACGTCATTGCGCCGGTGGACGAATTGCCGCCGGGGACACGAAAATTCCTCGACATCGACGGCCGGCCGATCGCGATTTTCAACATCAAGGGCGAGTTCTTCGGCCTGCTGAACCGCTGCCCGCACCAGGGCGCGGCCCTGTGCGAGGGCCCGTTGATTGGCCTCGCGCAATCCTCCGACCCCGGCGAAATCGAATACACAAAACTCGGCGAAATCATCCGCTGTCCCTGGCACGGCTGGGAGTTCGACATCCGCACCGGGCAGTCCTATTGCGACCCGAAACGCTTCCGCGCCCGCGCCTATCCGGTCAATGTCGAGCCGGGATCAGCCGTGGTGAAGGGACCGTATGTGGCAGAGACCATCGCGGTCTCGGTGGAGAGCGATTACGTGGTGGTGGATTTGTGA
- a CDS encoding CinA family protein codes for MKELITIAEKIATQLIARKQTISVAESSTGGLISAALLSVPGASAYFLGGAVVYTRDARRLLMDIPDEAMTGIRSASEPYAKLLAAQVRQRFATDWGLSETGATGPTGNRYGDAAGHSCMAVAGPQNEVFTLETGSADRQANMQQFASTALNLLLENLSR; via the coding sequence ATGAAAGAACTCATAACGATCGCCGAAAAGATCGCGACCCAACTGATCGCGCGGAAACAGACGATTTCGGTGGCGGAATCCTCTACCGGCGGGCTGATCTCGGCGGCGCTATTGTCGGTGCCGGGCGCATCGGCCTATTTCCTGGGCGGCGCCGTGGTCTATACCCGCGACGCGCGTCGGCTGCTGATGGATATCCCGGACGAGGCGATGACGGGCATCCGCTCGGCGTCCGAACCATACGCGAAATTGCTCGCCGCCCAAGTCCGCCAGCGCTTTGCGACCGACTGGGGATTGTCGGAAACTGGCGCGACGGGACCAACCGGCAACCGCTACGGAGATGCCGCGGGCCATAGCTGCATGGCGGTAGCGGGTCCGCAAAACGAAGTGTTCACGCTGGAAACTGGGAGCGCCGACCGACAGGCGAACATGCAGCAATTTGCGAGCACGGCGTTGAATTTGCTGTTGGAGAATTTGTCCAGGTGA
- a CDS encoding amidase: MSGEPALMSAVAVAKAIAGKKLSSREVTQSCLDRIAQWQPRVNAFMAIEAEEALAAADAADAALAKGQNLGPLHGVPMAHKDMYYEAGKVVTCGSKIRRDFVATTTSTALQRLKDAGSVRLGSLQMVEFAYGPTGHNVHYGAVRNPWNVDHITGGSSSGSGSAVAARLTFAALGSDTGGSIRMPAHFCGVTGFKTTVGLISRAGAMPLSQSLDTVGPLAQTVEDCALLVGLMAGADPEDPTTSTRPVPNYMAATTGSMKGLKIGVPTAFYVDDLDPEVARVLDETIATLRNEGAEIVKVELPDQRQLTAACQIVLATEAAAFHKRWMIERPQDYGGQVLMRLQNGLAIPAVTYLEAMRWRGPALAAYLAAVEGTDAVIAPVAPMPAATIAESDVGNSLEAEAVIQRITRFTRPINYLGLPSLSIPAGFTKKALPIGMQLIGRPFDEAGLVRIGAAFQRATDYHQQVPELA; the protein is encoded by the coding sequence ATGAGCGGCGAACCGGCCTTGATGTCAGCGGTCGCGGTCGCCAAGGCGATCGCCGGCAAGAAGTTGTCCTCGCGCGAAGTGACGCAATCCTGCCTCGACCGCATCGCGCAATGGCAACCGCGCGTCAACGCCTTCATGGCGATCGAGGCGGAGGAGGCACTTGCCGCGGCTGATGCCGCTGACGCCGCGCTCGCCAAGGGCCAAAATCTCGGCCCGCTGCACGGCGTCCCGATGGCGCACAAGGACATGTATTACGAGGCCGGCAAGGTCGTCACCTGCGGCTCCAAAATCCGGCGCGATTTCGTTGCGACGACGACTTCGACCGCGTTGCAGCGCCTGAAGGACGCCGGATCCGTCAGGCTCGGCTCGCTGCAGATGGTCGAGTTCGCCTACGGGCCGACCGGCCACAACGTGCATTACGGCGCGGTGCGCAACCCCTGGAATGTCGATCACATCACCGGCGGCTCTTCATCAGGCTCGGGCTCCGCAGTCGCGGCGCGGCTGACCTTTGCCGCACTGGGCTCCGATACCGGCGGCTCGATCCGGATGCCCGCGCATTTCTGCGGCGTCACCGGTTTCAAGACGACGGTCGGCCTGATCAGCCGCGCCGGCGCGATGCCGCTGTCGCAATCGCTCGACACCGTCGGCCCGCTGGCGCAAACGGTCGAGGACTGCGCGCTGCTCGTAGGGCTGATGGCGGGTGCGGATCCCGAGGACCCGACCACGTCCACGCGGCCGGTGCCGAACTACATGGCCGCGACCACGGGCTCGATGAAGGGCCTGAAGATCGGCGTACCGACCGCCTTCTACGTCGACGACCTCGATCCCGAGGTCGCGCGAGTCCTTGATGAGACTATTGCCACTCTCAGAAACGAGGGCGCCGAGATCGTCAAGGTCGAGCTGCCGGACCAGCGCCAGCTCACGGCGGCCTGCCAGATCGTGCTTGCCACCGAGGCGGCTGCCTTCCACAAGCGCTGGATGATCGAGCGACCGCAGGATTACGGCGGTCAGGTGTTGATGCGGCTGCAGAACGGGCTCGCCATTCCGGCCGTGACCTATCTCGAAGCGATGCGCTGGCGCGGTCCGGCGCTGGCCGCCTACCTCGCCGCGGTCGAAGGCACCGACGCCGTGATCGCGCCGGTGGCCCCGATGCCCGCGGCGACGATTGCCGAGAGCGATGTCGGCAACAGCCTGGAGGCGGAAGCCGTGATTCAGCGCATCACGCGGTTCACCCGCCCGATCAATTATCTCGGCCTGCCGTCGCTTTCGATTCCCGCGGGCTTCACCAAGAAGGCGCTGCCGATCGGCATGCAGTTGATCGGTCGTCCCTTCGATGAGGCCGGGCTGGTGCGGATCGGCGCGGCGTTCCAGCGTGCGACGGACTATCACCAGCAGGTACCCGAACTGGCATGA
- a CDS encoding GlsB/YeaQ/YmgE family stress response membrane protein codes for MQISNEGILVILFVGLVAGWLAGKIVRGTGFGIIGDILVGIAGALLASLLFPKLGIRLGTGLVSEIVYSTIGAVILLLIVRLLRTGGRF; via the coding sequence ATGCAGATTTCCAACGAAGGCATTCTCGTCATTCTGTTTGTCGGCCTGGTGGCCGGCTGGCTCGCCGGCAAGATCGTGCGCGGCACCGGCTTTGGCATCATCGGCGATATTCTCGTGGGCATCGCCGGCGCGCTGCTTGCGAGCCTGCTGTTTCCCAAGCTCGGCATCCGTCTCGGCACCGGACTGGTGTCCGAGATCGTCTACTCCACCATCGGCGCCGTCATCTTGCTGCTGATCGTCCGGCTGTTGCGGACCGGCGGGCGGTTCTAG
- a CDS encoding HlyD family type I secretion periplasmic adaptor subunit yields the protein MTADLKGARRSIRSHLIVGLALMLVIAGGFGGWASTVQISGALIAPGSVVVDSNVKKVQHPTGGVVGEVRVRDGDVVKAGDVVVRLDETVVKASLAIVVKTLNGLWARAARLEAEQRGLDKIKFPPQLSDRADDPDVRDIIASETKLFEVRVFGRAGQKSQLRERVAQLNEEIAGLTAQEQAKEKEIALVEKELIGVRQLYEQRLIQISRLTVLERDLARLSGERAQYIAARAQARGKITETELQIIQVDKDVVSEVSKDLRETNDKIGEFVERKVTAEDQLRRIDIRAPQDGVVLQSTVHTVGGVITAGDAIMMIVPKADDLSVEAKVNPQDIDKLQIGQKTLLRLSAFNQRTTPELNGVVTRVSADVTTDQRTGQSYYTIRVSMPPDEVARLGEVKIIPGMPVEAFVQTGDRTMLSYLMKPFSDQLMRSFRER from the coding sequence ATGACCGCGGACCTGAAAGGCGCGCGCCGCTCGATACGCTCGCATCTCATCGTAGGTCTGGCGCTGATGCTGGTCATTGCCGGCGGGTTCGGCGGCTGGGCCTCGACCGTGCAGATCTCGGGCGCGCTGATCGCGCCGGGTTCGGTGGTGGTCGATTCCAACGTCAAGAAGGTGCAGCACCCGACCGGTGGCGTGGTCGGCGAGGTCCGGGTGCGCGACGGCGACGTGGTCAAGGCGGGCGACGTCGTGGTGCGGCTCGACGAGACCGTGGTCAAGGCGAGCTTGGCCATCGTGGTCAAGACGCTGAACGGCTTGTGGGCGCGGGCGGCGCGGCTGGAAGCCGAGCAGCGCGGCCTCGACAAGATCAAGTTCCCGCCGCAGCTCTCCGATCGCGCCGACGACCCTGACGTCCGCGACATCATCGCGAGCGAAACCAAACTGTTCGAGGTTCGCGTGTTCGGGCGCGCGGGGCAGAAATCGCAACTGCGCGAGCGCGTGGCCCAGCTCAATGAGGAAATCGCCGGCCTCACCGCACAAGAACAGGCCAAGGAAAAGGAAATCGCGCTGGTCGAGAAAGAGCTGATCGGCGTCCGTCAGCTCTACGAGCAGCGCCTGATCCAGATCTCGCGCCTGACGGTTTTGGAGCGCGATCTCGCCCGGCTGTCGGGCGAGCGTGCGCAATACATCGCCGCGCGCGCGCAGGCGAGGGGCAAGATCACCGAAACCGAACTGCAGATCATCCAGGTCGACAAGGACGTCGTCAGCGAAGTCTCCAAGGATCTGCGCGAGACCAACGACAAGATCGGCGAGTTCGTCGAGCGCAAGGTCACCGCGGAGGATCAACTGCGCCGCATCGACATCCGCGCGCCGCAGGACGGCGTGGTGCTGCAGTCGACCGTGCACACCGTCGGCGGCGTTATCACCGCGGGCGACGCCATCATGATGATCGTGCCGAAGGCCGACGATCTCTCGGTCGAGGCCAAGGTCAATCCGCAGGACATCGACAAGCTGCAGATCGGCCAGAAGACGCTCTTGCGGCTATCCGCCTTCAACCAGCGCACCACGCCGGAACTCAACGGCGTGGTGACCCGCGTCTCCGCCGACGTCACCACCGACCAGCGCACCGGCCAGAGCTACTACACCATCCGCGTCTCGATGCCGCCGGACGAAGTCGCCCGCCTCGGCGAGGTAAAGATCATTCCGGGCATGCCGGTGGAAGCCTTCGTGCAAACCGGCGACCGCACCATGCTCTCCTATCTGATGAAGCCGTTCAGCGACCAACTGATGCGCTCGTTCCGGGAGAGGTGA
- a CDS encoding amidohydrolase family protein, whose product MTSPIAGGVDCDLHPAVPHLTSLLPYMNDYWRDQVTTRGMTDLVSQSYPTHSPISSRPDWRPAQGKPGADLADMQKQALDRFAVRFGICNPLYGVQMVFSEDMQDAFCRALNDWLAKEWLDKDDRLRGSIVIPTQSVEKSVAEIERCAEDKRFVQVLMLVMGDMPLGKRAYWPIYAAAERLGLAVGIHAGSAYHNPPTSIGWGSYHIEDYVAQATAFQTQLTSLIVEGVFARHPKLKMVMLESGFTWLPAYLWRLHKFWRGIRMETPWVDRAPLEFVRSNIRFSLQPVDAPPDPATLNRLFDHMQSDELLLFSTDYPHWQFDGDEALPPGLSPDLVRKIMIDNPLATYGRLEFAKETTP is encoded by the coding sequence ATGACGTCGCCGATCGCGGGTGGCGTGGACTGCGACCTGCATCCCGCCGTTCCGCATCTGACCAGCCTGTTGCCCTACATGAACGACTACTGGCGCGACCAGGTGACGACCCGCGGCATGACCGATCTGGTCTCGCAATCCTATCCCACCCATTCGCCGATCTCGTCGCGGCCGGACTGGAGGCCGGCGCAGGGCAAGCCGGGCGCCGATCTGGCCGACATGCAGAAGCAGGCGCTCGACCGGTTCGCCGTTCGTTTCGGCATCTGCAATCCGCTCTATGGCGTGCAGATGGTGTTCTCCGAGGACATGCAGGACGCGTTCTGCCGCGCGCTGAACGACTGGCTGGCCAAAGAATGGCTCGACAAGGACGATCGGCTGCGCGGCTCGATCGTGATCCCGACGCAAAGCGTCGAGAAGTCGGTCGCGGAGATCGAACGCTGCGCTGAGGATAAGCGCTTCGTCCAGGTGCTGATGCTGGTCATGGGCGACATGCCGCTCGGAAAACGCGCCTACTGGCCGATCTACGCCGCCGCCGAACGGCTGGGCTTGGCCGTCGGCATCCATGCCGGCAGCGCCTATCACAACCCGCCGACCTCGATCGGTTGGGGCTCCTATCACATCGAGGACTATGTAGCCCAAGCGACCGCGTTCCAGACCCAGCTCACCAGCCTGATCGTGGAGGGCGTGTTCGCCCGCCATCCGAAGCTGAAAATGGTGATGCTGGAATCAGGCTTCACCTGGTTGCCGGCCTATCTCTGGCGGCTGCACAAGTTCTGGCGCGGCATCCGGATGGAAACGCCGTGGGTCGATCGCGCGCCGCTGGAATTTGTGCGCAGCAACATCCGCTTCTCGCTGCAGCCGGTAGATGCGCCGCCGGATCCCGCAACCCTGAACCGCCTGTTTGACCATATGCAGTCGGACGAATTGCTCCTATTCTCGACCGACTATCCGCACTGGCAGTTCGACGGCGACGAGGCGCTGCCGCCGGGATTGTCGCCCGATCTGGTGCGCAAGATTATGATAGATAATCCACTCGCGACCTACGGCCGGTTGGAATTCGCGAAGGAGACGACGCCATGA
- a CDS encoding IS1182 family transposase encodes MAHVEGQSRYQATLYPETLDEVIAADSAVRVIDGFVDSLDLAGLGFSKVEAEATGRPPYDPRDLLKLYIYGYVNQMRSSRRLEREARRNVEVFWLINRVSPAFKTIADFRKDHPEAIAGVCQAFIKFCREQSAFGGEVLAIDGSKIAAVASRKQVITQKKLAERDAAIERKIAEYLAAMDEADAEETPVEPAKTDVAAALAALKAQRAELQQQAEQLVREGLKQKVLTEPEARLMRTPRGHQVAYNAQIAVDAQHDLIVAFDLTNEGNDLQQLHPMARQGKAAVGSDQVIAVADTGYSNGAHGRQCEQDGIKAIVPHAERVNPKGKQYFSRDQFSYDRESDSWSCPAGEVLKLFKTSQTKQKKEYSTRACPSCPLKSQCTKSPRRIIVRSFHEDDREAMHQRAQADPSWMKLRREVAEHPFGTIKWLMGIPRFLVRGLLKAKAELALSITGYNLKRLIAIKGTPALLKALKPCAA; translated from the coding sequence ATGGCACATGTGGAGGGCCAGTCGCGGTATCAGGCGACGCTGTATCCGGAGACGTTGGACGAGGTGATCGCGGCAGACAGCGCGGTGCGGGTCATCGACGGCTTTGTGGACAGCTTGGACCTTGCCGGGCTGGGTTTTTCGAAGGTTGAGGCGGAGGCGACGGGGCGGCCGCCTTACGATCCGCGGGATCTGTTGAAGCTTTATATCTACGGGTATGTGAACCAGATGCGTTCGAGCCGACGGCTCGAACGTGAGGCGCGGCGCAATGTGGAAGTATTTTGGCTGATCAACCGGGTGAGCCCGGCGTTCAAGACCATCGCGGATTTTCGCAAGGATCATCCGGAGGCGATTGCCGGGGTATGCCAGGCCTTTATAAAGTTCTGCCGCGAGCAATCGGCATTTGGAGGCGAAGTCCTGGCGATCGATGGGAGCAAGATTGCTGCGGTTGCAAGCCGCAAGCAGGTGATCACGCAGAAGAAGCTTGCAGAGCGGGATGCGGCGATCGAGCGCAAGATCGCCGAGTATCTGGCGGCGATGGATGAGGCCGATGCCGAGGAGACGCCGGTTGAACCGGCAAAGACCGACGTGGCCGCGGCCCTTGCGGCGTTGAAGGCCCAGCGCGCGGAACTGCAGCAGCAGGCGGAACAGCTGGTTCGGGAAGGGCTCAAGCAGAAGGTTTTGACCGAGCCCGAGGCCAGGCTGATGCGCACGCCGCGCGGCCATCAGGTAGCTTACAATGCACAGATCGCAGTCGATGCCCAGCATGACCTGATCGTCGCTTTCGATCTGACCAACGAGGGCAACGATCTGCAGCAACTCCATCCGATGGCCCGGCAGGGCAAGGCGGCCGTCGGAAGCGATCAGGTGATCGCCGTGGCCGACACCGGCTACTCCAACGGCGCACACGGCAGGCAATGTGAACAGGACGGCATCAAGGCGATCGTACCGCATGCCGAGCGGGTCAACCCGAAGGGAAAGCAATACTTCAGCCGCGATCAGTTCAGCTACGACCGAGAGAGCGACAGCTGGAGCTGCCCGGCAGGTGAGGTCCTCAAGCTCTTCAAGACCTCCCAGACGAAGCAGAAGAAGGAATATAGCACGCGAGCCTGTCCCAGCTGTCCGCTGAAGTCGCAATGCACCAAATCGCCGCGGCGGATCATCGTGCGCAGTTTCCATGAGGACGATCGCGAGGCCATGCACCAGCGGGCTCAGGCCGATCCGAGCTGGATGAAGCTCCGTCGGGAAGTCGCTGAGCACCCCTTCGGGACCATCAAATGGCTGATGGGTATCCCGCGCTTCCTCGTACGAGGATTGCTGAAAGCCAAAGCCGAACTTGCGCTCAGCATCACCGGCTATAACCTCAAGAGGTTGATCGCCATCAAGGGCACACCCGCGCTGCTCAAAGCGCTCAAGCCCTGTGCAGCCTGA
- a CDS encoding ABC transporter ATP-binding protein, producing MSNLVDIRDLNIRFTGERTVHAVNDISLSLGEGEVLGLLGESGSGKSVTLRALMRLLPKKRTQISGTVKVLGRDVLAMNDEELSAFRGQTVSMIFQEPALALDPVYTIGRQIAETVIRHEGKSEKEGLARALEMLEVVRIPSAKRRLEAYPHEMSGGMRQRAMIALALACKPKILLADEPTTALDATVQIQILLLLRELQREFGMSVIFVTHDIGVAIEICDRVAVMYAGQIVEQGRLRDIVRTPVHPYAKGLLAATVHGAKRGQRLETIPGTPPSLDKAPVSCSFAPRCTVAQPRCSERLPPNVQVSPDRTARCVLAEAAEVSAAT from the coding sequence ATGAGCAACCTCGTCGATATCCGCGACCTCAACATCCGCTTCACCGGCGAACGTACGGTTCATGCCGTCAACGACATTTCGCTCTCGCTTGGCGAGGGCGAGGTGCTGGGCCTGCTCGGCGAATCCGGCTCGGGAAAGAGCGTGACGCTGCGCGCGCTGATGCGGCTGTTGCCGAAGAAGCGGACGCAGATTTCGGGCACCGTGAAGGTGTTGGGACGCGACGTGCTCGCAATGAACGACGAGGAGCTGTCGGCGTTTCGCGGCCAGACCGTCTCGATGATCTTTCAAGAGCCCGCGCTGGCGCTCGACCCCGTCTACACGATCGGCCGCCAGATTGCGGAAACCGTGATCCGCCACGAAGGCAAGAGCGAAAAGGAGGGACTCGCGCGCGCGCTGGAAATGCTGGAGGTGGTGCGGATTCCCTCCGCCAAGCGCCGCTTAGAGGCCTATCCGCACGAAATGAGCGGTGGCATGCGGCAGCGCGCCATGATCGCGCTGGCGCTGGCGTGCAAGCCGAAAATCCTGCTGGCGGACGAGCCGACCACGGCGCTGGACGCCACCGTGCAGATCCAGATCCTGCTGCTGCTCCGCGAATTGCAGCGCGAGTTCGGGATGTCCGTGATTTTCGTGACCCACGATATCGGCGTCGCCATCGAAATCTGCGACCGCGTCGCGGTCATGTATGCCGGCCAGATCGTGGAGCAGGGCCGCCTGCGCGACATCGTCCGCACCCCGGTGCATCCCTATGCCAAGGGGCTATTGGCTGCTACCGTCCACGGCGCAAAACGCGGCCAGCGGCTGGAGACCATCCCGGGCACGCCGCCCTCGCTCGACAAGGCGCCCGTCAGTTGTTCGTTCGCGCCACGCTGCACGGTTGCGCAGCCGCGCTGCAGCGAGCGTCTGCCGCCGAATGTGCAGGTATCGCCGGATCGAACGGCGCGTTGTGTGCTGGCGGAGGCGGCGGAAGTTTCTGCTGCGACCTGA
- a CDS encoding type I secretion system permease/ATPase, with the protein MAAAPGVRRSELGEALRACRNAFIGVGVMSCMINLLYLTGSIFMLEVYDRVLPSRSVPTLVGLVILAGGLYIAQGGLDLIRGRILGRIGTALDEAINARVFETVVRLPLMVGARNEGLQPLRDLDNVRSFLGSMGPGAFFDLPWLPFYLAICFLFHWLLGVTALVGAVILVTLTLITEFLSRTPAKEAMTLAARRSDLAATSRRNAEVLVAMGMSGRLMKRWSEANETYLAGNQRASDIAGGLGAVAKVLRMMLQSAVLAVGAYLVIHQEATAGIIIAGSILSARALAPVDLAIAHWKGFVAARQSWHRLSKLLQQMPPANEQTLLQAPTKRLSVEAVSIVPPGDQRVIVQDVSFAVEAGSGVGVIGPSGSGKSSLVRALVGVWTPGRGKVRLDGAALDQWSSDVLGRHIGYLPQDVELFAGTVAQNICRFDPEAKSEAIIAAAKEAGVHEMIIKMREGYDTQIGEQGAALSAGQAQRVALARALYGNPFLIVLDEPNSNLDSEGDEALTRAVRAARERGAIVVVVAHRPIGIEAVDQLLVLKDGRMHAFGPKETVLGQVLQRVPSPPPIKIVSEAGAAKKS; encoded by the coding sequence ATGGCAGCCGCTCCCGGCGTCCGGCGTTCAGAGCTCGGTGAGGCGCTGCGCGCCTGCCGCAACGCCTTTATCGGCGTTGGCGTCATGAGTTGCATGATCAATCTGCTGTACCTCACCGGCTCGATTTTCATGCTGGAGGTCTACGACCGCGTGCTGCCCAGCCGCAGCGTGCCCACCCTGGTCGGCCTCGTGATTCTCGCTGGCGGACTCTACATCGCCCAGGGCGGTCTCGACCTGATCCGCGGCCGCATTCTCGGGCGTATTGGAACCGCGCTTGACGAAGCCATCAATGCGCGCGTGTTCGAAACCGTGGTGCGGCTGCCGCTGATGGTCGGCGCCCGTAACGAAGGCCTGCAGCCCTTGCGCGATCTCGACAATGTCAGGTCGTTCCTCGGCAGCATGGGGCCGGGCGCGTTCTTCGATCTGCCGTGGCTGCCGTTCTACCTGGCGATCTGCTTTCTGTTCCACTGGCTGCTCGGCGTCACCGCTTTGGTCGGTGCCGTCATTCTGGTGACGCTGACGCTGATCACCGAGTTCCTGTCGCGCACGCCGGCGAAGGAGGCGATGACGCTGGCCGCGCGGCGCAGCGACCTCGCCGCCACCAGCCGGCGCAACGCCGAAGTGCTGGTGGCGATGGGCATGTCCGGACGGCTGATGAAGCGCTGGAGCGAGGCCAACGAGACCTATCTGGCAGGCAATCAGCGCGCCAGCGATATCGCCGGCGGTCTCGGCGCGGTCGCCAAGGTCCTGCGCATGATGCTGCAATCGGCGGTGCTCGCGGTCGGCGCTTACCTCGTGATCCACCAGGAAGCCACCGCCGGCATCATCATTGCGGGCTCGATCTTGAGCGCGCGGGCGCTGGCGCCGGTCGATCTCGCCATCGCCCACTGGAAAGGTTTTGTCGCCGCGCGCCAGAGCTGGCATCGCCTGTCAAAACTCCTGCAGCAAATGCCGCCGGCAAATGAACAGACGCTGTTGCAGGCGCCCACGAAGCGGCTGTCGGTCGAGGCGGTCAGTATCGTGCCGCCGGGCGACCAGCGCGTCATCGTGCAGGACGTCAGCTTCGCCGTCGAGGCCGGGTCCGGCGTCGGCGTCATCGGTCCGAGCGGTTCCGGCAAGTCATCGCTGGTGCGTGCGCTGGTCGGCGTCTGGACACCCGGCCGCGGCAAGGTGCGGCTCGACGGCGCGGCGCTCGACCAATGGTCGTCGGACGTGCTGGGCCGCCACATCGGCTATCTGCCGCAGGACGTCGAACTGTTCGCCGGCACAGTGGCGCAGAACATCTGCCGCTTTGACCCCGAGGCGAAATCGGAGGCGATCATTGCCGCCGCCAAGGAGGCTGGCGTGCACGAGATGATCATCAAGATGCGCGAGGGCTACGATACCCAGATCGGCGAGCAGGGGGCTGCTCTCTCCGCCGGTCAGGCGCAGCGCGTGGCGCTGGCGCGCGCGCTCTATGGCAATCCGTTCCTGATCGTGCTCGACGAGCCGAACTCCAATCTCGACAGCGAGGGCGACGAGGCGCTGACCCGCGCCGTGCGCGCCGCCCGCGAGCGCGGCGCCATCGTGGTTGTGGTGGCGCACCGGCCGATCGGCATCGAGGCCGTCGATCAATTGCTGGTCTTGAAGGACGGCCGCATGCACGCGTTCGGTCCCAAGGAAACCGTGCTCGGCCAGGTGCTGCAGCGCGTCCCGTCGCCGCCGCCGATCAAGATCGTGTCCGAAGCGGGAGCTGCGAAAAAATCATGA
- a CDS encoding amidohydrolase family protein gives MNVQFRDRPEPASPVSLKTAIADCDIHPARATATELYPFLAKRWHEHLEAYGKQAYHGMMEGPPYPKAQPNASRRDAWPPEGGPQGSSLSFMQKQLLDPYNVALGVLNPLASGQGLRNQDLAGAICSAINDWQIEKWTSKDKRLKASIVVPNEDGPASAVEIRKRAGDPNFVQVLLLSRNVEPLGQRRYWPIYEAAHEIGLPVGVHAFGFGGNPLTPSGWPSFYIEEMVGHSQCQQTALASLVLEGVFERYPKLKMVMIEAGFGWAPSLSWRLDKTFERLHSEVPHLKRKPSEYIRDHIWWTTQPMEDPERRDHLFQTIEWIGWDKLLFATDYPHWDFDEPSRVLPAGVSDTNREAFYLGNAKKLYGIS, from the coding sequence ATGAATGTGCAGTTCCGCGACCGTCCGGAGCCCGCATCACCGGTCAGCCTCAAAACCGCGATCGCCGATTGCGATATCCATCCGGCGCGCGCGACCGCGACCGAACTCTATCCCTTCCTCGCAAAACGCTGGCACGAACACCTCGAGGCCTACGGCAAGCAGGCCTATCACGGCATGATGGAAGGCCCACCCTATCCGAAGGCGCAGCCCAACGCCTCGCGCCGCGATGCCTGGCCGCCGGAAGGCGGGCCACAGGGCTCCTCGCTGTCCTTCATGCAGAAACAGCTTCTCGATCCCTACAATGTAGCACTCGGGGTGCTCAATCCGCTCGCCAGCGGGCAGGGCCTGCGCAACCAGGATCTGGCCGGCGCGATCTGCTCCGCGATCAACGACTGGCAGATCGAGAAATGGACCAGCAAGGACAAGCGTCTGAAGGCCTCGATCGTCGTTCCCAATGAGGACGGTCCTGCCTCGGCCGTCGAAATCCGCAAGCGCGCGGGCGATCCGAATTTCGTTCAGGTGCTGCTGCTCTCGCGCAATGTCGAACCGCTCGGCCAGCGCCGCTATTGGCCGATCTACGAGGCCGCGCACGAGATCGGGCTGCCGGTCGGCGTCCACGCCTTCGGCTTCGGCGGCAATCCGCTCACGCCGTCCGGCTGGCCGAGCTTCTACATCGAGGAGATGGTCGGCCACTCGCAGTGCCAGCAGACCGCGCTGGCGAGCCTCGTGCTCGAAGGCGTGTTCGAGCGGTACCCGAAACTGAAGATGGTCATGATCGAGGCCGGCTTCGGCTGGGCGCCGTCACTTAGCTGGCGGCTCGACAAGACATTTGAGAGGCTGCACAGCGAGGTGCCGCATCTCAAGCGAAAACCGTCGGAATATATCCGCGACCACATCTGGTGGACGACGCAGCCGATGGAAGATCCGGAGCGCCGCGATCACCTGTTCCAGACCATCGAATGGATCGGTTGGGACAAGCTGCTGTTCGCCACCGACTACCCGCATTGGGACTTTGATGAGCCGTCGCGCGTCCTGCCGGCCGGCGTCAGCGATACCAACCGCGAAGCGTTCTATCTCGGCAACGCCAAGAAGCTGTACGGAATTTCTTGA